The proteins below come from a single Procambarus clarkii isolate CNS0578487 chromosome 26, FALCON_Pclarkii_2.0, whole genome shotgun sequence genomic window:
- the LOC138368828 gene encoding S-antigen protein-like, which translates to MTDNTEVVRRDNTEVVRRDNTEVVRRDNTEVVRRDNTEVVRRDNTEVVRRDNTEVVRRDNTEVVRRDNTEVVRRDNTEVVGRDNTEVVRRDNTEVVRRDNTEVVRRDNTEVVRRDNTEVVRRDNTEVVRRDNTEVVRRDNTEVVGRDNTEVVGRDNTEVVGRDNTEVVGRDNTEVVGRDNTEVVGRDNTEVVGRDNTEVVR; encoded by the exons ATGACTG ACAACACCGAGGTCGTGCGACGAGACAACACCGAGGTCGTGCGACGAGACAACACCGAGGTCGTGCGACGAGACAACACCGAGGTCGTGCGACGAGACAACACCGAGGTCGTGCGACGAGACAACACCGAGGTCGTGCGACGAGACAACACCGAGGTCGTGCGACGAGACAACACCGAGGTCGTGCGACGAGACAACACCGAGGTCGTGCGACGAGACAACACCGAGGTCGTGGGACGAGACAACACCGAGGTCGTGCGACGAGACAACACCGAGGTCGTGCGACGAGACAACACCGAGGTCGTGCGACGAGACAACACCGAGGTCGTGCGACGAGACAACACCGAGGTCGTGCGACGAGACAACACCGAGGTCGTGCGACGAGACAACACCGAGGTCGTGCGACGAGACAACACCGAGGTCGTGGGACGAGACAACACCGAGGTCGTGGGACGAGACAACACCGAGGTCGTGGGACGAGACAACACCGAGGTCGTGGGACGAGACAACACCGAGGTCGTGGGACGAGACAACACCGAGGTCGTGGGACGAGACAACACCGAGGTCGTGGGACGAGACAACACCGAGGTCGTGCGATGA